Proteins from a single region of Chryseobacterium sp. T16E-39:
- the surE gene encoding 5'/3'-nucleotidase SurE, producing MERPLILVTNDDGITAPGIRNLINFMNEIGEVIVVAPNSPQSGKGHAITINSTLSYEEVKLDGPQTDYSCSGTPVDCVKMALDKILTRRPDIVVSGINHGANSSINVIYSGTMSAAVEAGVEGIPAIGFSLLDFSWEADFTQAKEFIQNIVKRTLENPMPKGIVLNVNIPKLPAGEIKGIKVCKQANAKWEESFDERVNPHGKKYYWLTGYFNNMDESEDADETALANGYISIVPVKFDLTAYEYMKTLEEVMNFD from the coding sequence ATGGAAAGACCACTTATTCTGGTAACTAATGATGATGGAATTACAGCACCTGGTATCAGAAATCTTATTAATTTTATGAATGAAATCGGAGAAGTGATTGTGGTAGCACCCAACTCTCCGCAAAGTGGAAAAGGACATGCTATTACTATCAATTCTACTTTAAGTTATGAAGAAGTAAAACTTGATGGTCCACAAACTGATTATTCTTGTAGCGGAACTCCTGTTGATTGTGTAAAAATGGCTCTTGACAAAATTTTGACAAGAAGACCGGATATTGTTGTTTCAGGAATCAATCACGGAGCGAACTCATCGATTAATGTTATTTATTCCGGGACGATGTCTGCTGCTGTAGAAGCCGGCGTAGAAGGGATTCCCGCTATTGGATTCTCGCTGCTTGATTTTAGCTGGGAAGCAGATTTTACACAGGCAAAAGAATTTATCCAAAATATTGTAAAAAGAACCCTGGAAAACCCAATGCCCAAAGGAATCGTTCTTAACGTAAATATTCCAAAACTTCCTGCCGGAGAAATAAAAGGAATTAAAGTCTGCAAACAGGCTAATGCAAAATGGGAAGAAAGCTTTGATGAAAGGGTAAATCCACATGGAAAAAAATACTATTGGCTGACAGGATATTTCAACAATATGGATGAATCTGAAGATGCTGATGAAACAGCTTTGGCCAACGGATATATCTCTATCGTTCCTGTAAAATTTGATTTAACAGCCTACGAATATATGAAGACCCTGGAAGAGGTTATGAATTTTGACTAA
- a CDS encoding GNAT family N-acetyltransferase, whose amino-acid sequence MYSKLDNPVYHSLNEHHEKFCLNFGDSKFYNPEVAAFGGALEAGKENDIAEYSKICDDFLMFGAKPIGNFKTELSQLVCDQYVLEKKINLELTEDILLLTEENQTELLLFVKKFYPHYFKNRTPELGRYFGIFKDNKLVAVTGERMQMNDMTEVSAVITDSDYLGKGYAKQLVAFVSSKIFEDNKTPFLHVAETNTGAKKLYEKLGFDHRGTINLWGVKR is encoded by the coding sequence ATGTATAGTAAGCTCGATAACCCTGTTTATCATTCACTTAATGAGCATCATGAGAAGTTTTGCTTAAACTTTGGTGATTCTAAGTTTTATAATCCGGAAGTAGCTGCCTTTGGAGGAGCATTAGAAGCTGGAAAAGAAAATGACATCGCAGAATACTCAAAAATCTGTGATGATTTTCTAATGTTTGGTGCTAAACCTATTGGCAATTTTAAAACAGAATTATCTCAGCTTGTCTGTGATCAGTACGTTTTAGAAAAGAAAATCAATCTGGAGCTTACAGAAGACATCCTTCTTCTAACAGAAGAAAATCAGACTGAGCTTCTTTTATTTGTCAAAAAATTCTATCCTCATTACTTCAAAAACAGAACTCCCGAACTAGGTCGTTATTTTGGAATCTTTAAGGATAATAAACTGGTTGCGGTAACGGGTGAGAGAATGCAGATGAACGATATGACTGAAGTAAGTGCTGTGATTACAGATTCTGATTATCTGGGAAAAGGCTATGCGAAACAACTGGTTGCATTTGTTTCCTCAAAGATATTTGAAGATAACAAAACCCCTTTTCTACATGTTGCTGAAACAAATACAGGAGCTAAAAAACTTTATGAGAAACTCGGTTTCGATCACAGAGGAACCATAAATTTATGGGGTGTTAAACGATAG
- a CDS encoding TonB-dependent receptor — protein sequence MKTQKQKLLFLFAFLSFLLSVAQVKITGKVTYRNKGVGEINVTLKGTYDGATTDAGGKFSFETTEKGNQTLTFTHPKYNDIEKSIVIDNQDISVDAELKEQINEIDAVVISAGSIEASDKKRATALLTPIDVYTTAGADGQISSALTYLPGVQKVGESEGLFIRGGTGTESKIFMDGSLINNYFSSSVPGIAGRDRFNTSLFKGNVFSSGGYSALYGQALSGALMLESVDLPDQSSYDFGISPIFLSGGFQKLSEDKNHSYGATLGYSLLSLMQKVLNFNTDFINAPEGLNGDANFRIKTKSGGFFKYYGMYDTNKMGVRAASLEPGSDYALVRINGKNTYHNLSFKQKFGKYLLNTGASYSYNRSDLNFSGETNDIESAKTQLLTTGNYINFKAVLERKINKISAVRGGFELNNTDEKLNFEDVKKHYQDFISSVFAETDLGFSNQLSAKIGVRAENSSFLNKSNIAPRLALAYRLAQNWTTSFAYGLFYQNPESKYINGPASLDFQKSQHYILQLQRTSEGRSLRLEAFYKKYDQLIKVKNIANIDSQNQPVQTAINNDGYGYAKGLELFWRDKKTFENIDYWISYSFLDSKRDFMNYPVSLKPNFASEHTLSVVGKRFIPEWKLGVNLSYTYSKGRPYYDIASKDVNGNVVNFTRNEGRLKDYNALNLSFNYLPNLGKKDSKVFTVFVLSVSNVLGTKNVYGYNFSQDGSRSSAVVPPVNTFVFVGAFISFGVDKTQDAINNNL from the coding sequence ATGAAAACTCAAAAACAAAAACTATTATTTCTCTTTGCTTTTCTCTCGTTTCTACTGAGTGTTGCTCAAGTTAAGATTACTGGAAAAGTAACTTATAGAAATAAAGGGGTTGGGGAAATCAACGTCACTTTAAAGGGAACCTACGATGGAGCAACGACGGATGCAGGAGGTAAATTCTCTTTTGAGACGACAGAAAAAGGAAACCAGACCCTTACTTTTACCCATCCAAAATACAACGATATTGAAAAATCAATTGTTATTGATAATCAAGATATTTCCGTAGATGCAGAGTTAAAAGAACAGATCAATGAAATTGATGCAGTGGTGATTTCTGCCGGTTCAATAGAAGCAAGCGACAAGAAAAGAGCGACAGCATTATTGACACCGATAGATGTTTATACAACGGCAGGTGCTGATGGGCAAATTTCATCTGCATTAACCTATCTTCCCGGTGTACAAAAAGTAGGAGAATCTGAAGGACTCTTTATTAGAGGCGGTACAGGAACGGAATCTAAGATCTTCATGGATGGAAGTCTCATCAACAACTATTTCTCGAGCTCAGTTCCCGGGATTGCGGGAAGAGACCGATTTAATACATCGCTTTTTAAAGGAAATGTTTTTTCAAGTGGTGGATATTCTGCATTATATGGGCAGGCTCTTTCCGGTGCATTAATGCTTGAAAGTGTCGATCTGCCAGATCAGAGTTCTTATGATTTTGGGATTTCACCGATCTTTTTGAGTGGTGGGTTTCAGAAATTGAGTGAGGATAAAAACCATTCCTACGGGGCAACTTTAGGATATTCTCTTTTAAGTCTTATGCAAAAGGTGCTTAATTTCAACACAGATTTTATAAATGCACCAGAGGGGCTTAACGGAGATGCTAATTTTAGAATTAAAACAAAATCCGGAGGGTTTTTCAAGTATTACGGAATGTACGATACCAATAAAATGGGAGTAAGAGCAGCAAGTTTGGAGCCGGGATCGGACTATGCACTGGTTAGAATCAATGGAAAAAATACCTATCACAATTTGTCTTTTAAACAGAAGTTCGGAAAGTATCTGTTGAATACAGGAGCTTCCTATTCGTATAACAGGTCTGATCTTAATTTTTCCGGGGAAACGAATGATATTGAATCTGCTAAAACCCAACTTTTAACCACAGGTAATTATATCAATTTTAAGGCTGTGTTAGAAAGGAAGATCAATAAAATAAGTGCAGTACGTGGAGGGTTTGAATTAAATAATACGGACGAAAAACTGAATTTTGAGGACGTAAAAAAACATTATCAGGATTTTATATCTTCTGTTTTTGCAGAAACGGATCTTGGGTTTAGCAACCAACTCTCAGCAAAGATAGGAGTAAGAGCAGAAAATTCTTCCTTTTTAAATAAAAGTAATATAGCTCCCCGCTTAGCATTAGCTTATCGTTTAGCTCAGAACTGGACGACTTCATTTGCCTATGGATTGTTTTATCAAAATCCTGAAAGTAAATATATTAATGGCCCGGCCAGCTTGGACTTTCAAAAATCACAGCACTATATTTTACAGTTGCAAAGAACATCTGAAGGGAGAAGCTTAAGATTGGAGGCTTTTTATAAAAAATATGACCAGCTGATAAAAGTGAAAAACATTGCTAATATTGATAGTCAAAATCAGCCCGTACAGACTGCAATTAATAACGATGGCTATGGATATGCAAAAGGATTGGAGCTATTTTGGAGAGATAAAAAAACATTTGAAAATATTGATTATTGGATCAGCTACTCGTTTTTGGATTCTAAAAGAGATTTTATGAATTATCCCGTTAGCTTAAAACCCAATTTTGCATCTGAACACACCCTTTCAGTAGTGGGCAAAAGATTTATTCCGGAATGGAAATTAGGCGTTAATCTTTCATATACCTATTCTAAGGGGCGTCCTTATTATGATATCGCCAGCAAGGATGTCAATGGAAATGTGGTGAACTTTACAAGGAATGAAGGGAGATTAAAAGATTATAATGCATTAAATTTAAGTTTTAATTATCTTCCAAATCTCGGAAAAAAAGATTCTAAAGTATTTACTGTTTTCGTATTAAGTGTATCCAATGTGCTGGGGACAAAAAATGTATATGGATATAATTTCTCACAAGATGGATCACGAAGTTCTGCTGTAGTTCCTCCGGTAAATACATTTGTTTTTGTTGGTGCATTTATCAGTTTTGGGGTCGATAAAACCCAGGATGCTATCAATAATAATTTATAA
- a CDS encoding superoxide dismutase family protein, which translates to MKVQKFALLTGLALFAVSCGTTNTYMVNAKSGTNTGGTAKFTQKGDEVIMKLDVTNLTPGIHAVHIHEKGDCSAADGTSTGGHWNPAKDDHGKWGAEHFHMGDIGNLVADQSGTATLTFKTNKWCVGCADESKNIIGKGLIVHAAADDFHTQPTGNAGGRVGCVEIK; encoded by the coding sequence ATGAAAGTACAAAAATTTGCATTATTAACGGGATTGGCCTTATTTGCTGTTTCTTGTGGAACAACAAACACATACATGGTCAATGCTAAAAGCGGAACGAATACTGGTGGAACTGCTAAGTTCACCCAGAAAGGAGATGAAGTTATCATGAAGCTTGATGTAACTAATTTAACTCCGGGAATCCATGCCGTACACATTCACGAAAAAGGAGATTGCTCGGCTGCTGATGGAACTTCTACAGGAGGACACTGGAATCCTGCAAAAGATGATCACGGAAAATGGGGAGCGGAACATTTCCATATGGGAGACATCGGTAACCTTGTCGCTGATCAGAGTGGAACAGCAACTTTAACATTCAAAACCAATAAATGGTGTGTAGGATGTGCCGATGAGTCTAAGAATATTATTGGAAAAGGTCTTATTGTACATGCAGCAGCAGATGACTTTCACACACAGCCAACAGGAAATGCCGGAGGCCGTGTAGGATGTGTAGAGATCAAATAA
- a CDS encoding GMP reductase, producing MRIEYEIKLGFKDVMFRPKRSTLKSRSEVDLEREFTFRHTKKKWKGTPIIAANMDTVGTFEMAVELAKDKIITAIHKHYSVEEWDQFLQSQPESIHQYIALSTGTGKADEEKLKQILERHPKIEFLCIDVANGYSEHFVGFVKQARANFPDKIIMAGNVVTGEMVEELLLVGADIIKVGIGPGSVCTTRVKTGVGYPQLSAIIECSDAAHGLGGHIIADGGCKVPGDVAKAFGGGADFVMLGGMFAGHDESGGEMIEENGKKYRLFYGMSSKTAMDKHSGGVAEYRASEGKTVKAAYKGPVSETVKDILGGVRSTCTYVGASKLKELSKRTTFIRVQEQENQIFKD from the coding sequence ATGCGTATAGAATATGAGATAAAACTAGGGTTTAAGGACGTCATGTTCCGCCCTAAAAGATCTACTTTAAAATCACGGTCTGAAGTAGATTTAGAAAGAGAATTTACTTTCCGACATACAAAGAAGAAATGGAAAGGAACTCCTATTATTGCAGCCAATATGGATACAGTAGGTACTTTTGAAATGGCTGTAGAATTGGCTAAAGACAAAATTATCACTGCCATTCATAAGCACTATTCTGTGGAGGAATGGGATCAGTTCTTACAAAGCCAGCCGGAAAGTATTCATCAATATATAGCCCTAAGTACCGGTACTGGAAAGGCAGATGAGGAAAAGCTTAAGCAAATCCTTGAAAGACACCCAAAAATCGAGTTTCTCTGTATCGATGTAGCCAATGGTTATTCTGAGCATTTTGTTGGATTTGTAAAGCAGGCAAGAGCTAATTTTCCTGATAAAATCATCATGGCAGGGAATGTGGTTACCGGAGAAATGGTTGAAGAGCTTCTTTTAGTAGGAGCAGATATCATTAAAGTCGGTATCGGCCCTGGTTCAGTATGTACTACCCGTGTAAAGACAGGGGTTGGATATCCACAACTTTCAGCTATTATCGAATGTTCCGATGCCGCTCATGGACTTGGAGGCCATATTATTGCGGATGGCGGTTGTAAAGTTCCCGGAGATGTTGCCAAAGCTTTTGGAGGTGGTGCAGACTTTGTTATGTTGGGTGGAATGTTTGCCGGACATGATGAAAGTGGTGGCGAGATGATCGAAGAAAACGGAAAGAAATACCGTCTTTTTTATGGGATGAGCTCTAAAACAGCAATGGATAAGCATTCCGGAGGTGTTGCAGAATACAGAGCATCCGAAGGTAAAACGGTAAAAGCAGCCTATAAAGGTCCGGTTTCTGAAACGGTAAAAGACATTTTAGGGGGTGTAAGATCTACATGTACTTATGTAGGAGCTTCCAAATTAAAGGAATTGTCCAAAAGAACAACTTTTATAAGAGTTCAGGAACAGGAAAATCAAATTTTTAAAGATTAA
- a CDS encoding prolipoprotein diacylglyceryl transferase, which produces MDFPVTFQIFGKTMLAHPIFEALGMFMGMRYYFYLKRKSSEKLSFNTSAAVLIGATAGALIGSKLIGNLENPYKLFEHFNFKSIWSNNTIVGGLAFGLIGVELAKKIVGHKESTGDLIVYPLLLAIIIGRVGCFLTGVDEETYGVPTQSIFGMHLGDQYLRHPVALYEIVFLLGLWVVLKIKQSTADYPSGYIFQIFMVSYFIFRFFLDFIKPRVELIGNFGTIQLVCLSVIIYYIFKIKETKTVNSH; this is translated from the coding sequence ATGGATTTTCCGGTTACTTTTCAAATATTTGGTAAAACAATGTTAGCGCATCCTATTTTTGAAGCGCTAGGAATGTTTATGGGAATGCGTTATTATTTTTATTTAAAAAGAAAATCTTCCGAAAAACTTTCTTTCAATACGTCCGCTGCGGTACTTATTGGGGCTACAGCCGGGGCATTAATTGGATCAAAACTAATTGGAAACCTTGAGAACCCTTATAAGCTTTTTGAACATTTTAACTTTAAGAGTATCTGGTCCAATAATACCATCGTTGGGGGACTTGCTTTCGGATTAATAGGGGTAGAATTGGCAAAAAAAATTGTCGGACATAAGGAAAGTACAGGAGACCTGATCGTGTATCCTTTACTTCTGGCTATAATTATTGGAAGAGTAGGTTGTTTTCTTACAGGAGTTGATGAGGAAACTTACGGGGTACCCACCCAATCTATCTTCGGAATGCATCTCGGAGATCAATATCTCAGACATCCGGTAGCTCTTTATGAAATCGTATTTTTACTGGGTCTTTGGGTTGTTTTAAAAATCAAACAGAGTACAGCAGATTATCCGTCTGGTTATATCTTTCAGATTTTTATGGTAAGCTACTTTATATTCAGGTTCTTTCTGGATTTTATAAAGCCAAGAGTTGAACTTATTGGAAATTTTGGGACAATACAGCTCGTTTGTCTAAGCGTAATTATTTATTACATTTTTAAAATCAAAGAAACAAAAACCGTAAATTCACATTAA
- a CDS encoding radical SAM protein, whose amino-acid sequence MPVRNYTYYDYTISLCPECLKRVGAKIIIEDEAVFMTKRCPEHGFFKTKIASDVHYYKNIRNYNKASEMPLHFGTDVEYGCPYDCGLCVDHEQHSCLSIVEVTDRCNLTCPTCYAMSSPHYGSHRSLEEIEAMFDVIVKNEGQPDVVQISGGEPTIHPEFFKIMDIAKSKPIKHLMLNTNGVRIANDPGFAEKLATYASEFEVYLQFDSFKPEVLMDFRGKDLTDVRMKALEKLNELNLSTTLVIVLQQGKNIDEIGKIIEFALKQKCVRGITFQPVEIAGRNREDSAHEKITLTEVRQEILNQFPLLNSDDIIPVPCNPDALAMGYILKLEGEIIPLTRYINPADLLNNESRNTIVYEQDAGLQMQLLDIFSTGISVDKVKPKVNQLLCCLPEVSAPDLDYDNLFRIIIMNFMDAHDFDVRAVKKSCVHIVNKDLKLIPFETMNLFYRDGKKEYLEELRKEDKVLF is encoded by the coding sequence ATGCCAGTAAGAAACTATACCTATTACGATTATACGATCAGTCTTTGCCCGGAATGTCTGAAAAGGGTAGGAGCAAAGATAATCATAGAGGATGAAGCTGTTTTCATGACAAAAAGATGTCCCGAGCACGGTTTTTTCAAAACAAAAATAGCCTCTGACGTCCACTATTATAAAAATATCAGAAACTACAACAAGGCCTCTGAAATGCCTTTACATTTCGGAACTGATGTAGAATATGGATGCCCTTATGATTGCGGGCTCTGTGTAGATCATGAGCAACATAGTTGTTTATCTATTGTAGAGGTTACAGATCGTTGTAATCTGACATGTCCGACCTGCTATGCGATGTCGTCTCCACATTATGGAAGTCACAGAAGTTTAGAAGAAATAGAGGCAATGTTTGATGTCATTGTTAAAAATGAAGGACAGCCGGACGTTGTTCAGATCAGTGGAGGAGAACCGACAATCCATCCAGAGTTTTTTAAGATCATGGATATTGCCAAATCTAAACCCATCAAACATCTGATGCTGAACACCAACGGGGTAAGAATAGCCAATGATCCCGGATTTGCAGAAAAACTGGCTACATATGCTTCCGAGTTTGAAGTCTATCTTCAGTTTGATTCTTTTAAGCCTGAGGTTTTAATGGACTTCAGAGGAAAAGATCTTACAGATGTGCGAATGAAAGCTCTGGAAAAACTCAATGAGCTGAATCTTTCAACGACCTTGGTTATTGTTCTTCAACAGGGAAAGAATATTGATGAGATCGGGAAAATTATTGAATTTGCATTGAAACAAAAATGTGTGCGGGGAATTACCTTTCAGCCTGTAGAAATTGCCGGAAGAAACAGGGAGGATTCGGCGCATGAGAAAATTACGTTAACAGAAGTAAGGCAGGAAATTTTGAATCAATTTCCTTTACTGAATTCAGATGATATCATTCCGGTCCCTTGTAATCCGGATGCTTTGGCAATGGGTTATATTTTAAAGTTAGAAGGTGAAATAATTCCTTTAACAAGATATATCAATCCTGCTGATCTGCTGAATAATGAATCACGGAATACAATTGTATACGAACAGGATGCAGGACTTCAAATGCAGCTGCTGGATATTTTCAGTACAGGAATTTCAGTAGATAAAGTAAAGCCTAAGGTGAACCAGTTACTCTGTTGTCTTCCTGAAGTTTCCGCACCTGATTTGGATTATGACAATCTGTTTAGGATTATCATCATGAACTTCATGGATGCTCATGATTTTGATGTTCGGGCAGTAAAAAAATCTTGCGTTCACATCGTGAATAAAGATTTGAAGTTAATCCCTTTTGAAACCATGAATCTTTTCTATCGCGATGGGAAAAAAGAATATCTTGAAGAATTAAGAAAGGAAGATAAAGTCCTGTTTTAG
- a CDS encoding carboxy terminal-processing peptidase, with product MWKNFKLNKFLLLIPLTSLMFCFNSPKNDDEKMQTIMVSVKNTLSYLHYSPKPINDAYSKDVYKHYFEMVDSGKRYFLQSDMDEFSKHETKLDDYLNLGDLTFYKLTIDRLYQRVDEIDQITQDIFSKPINLEEDETLTLEPKLKKVPANKQEQYNEWRKFIKYNILQEIESMNSKEQAQKEKKDSVQKYNLKDTIKLKILSPDEKRLKATDEVKDLVKETFTRFKKRKKMDWFTVYMNAYTEVFDPHTNYYSPKDKEDFDTQFAGKVIGIGAIIQEKKGYLYLGALTIGAPAWKSKQLSEGDKILKVKSKPKEDAVNVVGMLSDEAVRLIRGEKGTPVTLTVQKKDGTIKEVTMLREEVAIEDTFAKSIVVNSPNGKKYGFINLPSFNADFEDSKGRNASDDIKNEIIKLKAQNIEGIILDLRNNGGGSLTEVGDIMGLFMNAGPYVQVKDGNGKIQTLKNKNETPIWTGPLVIMQNELSASASEILAGVMQDYGRAVIIGSPQSFGKGTVQTFVDLNRFLNTEDDFGSLKLTIQKFYRITGESNQRKGIVSDIQMKDFFTYAEIGERYDDFALAWDKIPGTQFQKLNYFNIQALEKASAERMAKNANYQLLLESAQWREKLDKEETITLNINKFNEVMKQRKAQIEKFKALTKFVNGLQFTMFPSEIEREKKDEAFKKKSEMWIKNLKKDTYLQEAMNIVADMNVKS from the coding sequence ATGTGGAAAAATTTTAAACTCAATAAATTTTTACTCCTAATTCCATTGACAAGTCTAATGTTTTGTTTCAACTCGCCTAAGAATGACGATGAAAAGATGCAGACGATAATGGTAAGCGTGAAGAATACACTTTCTTATTTACATTACAGCCCAAAACCTATCAATGATGCCTATTCAAAAGATGTTTATAAACATTATTTTGAAATGGTAGATTCCGGGAAAAGATATTTCCTTCAGTCAGACATGGATGAATTCAGCAAGCATGAAACAAAACTGGATGACTATCTGAACCTTGGAGACTTAACCTTCTATAAACTTACCATTGACAGATTGTATCAAAGAGTAGATGAAATTGATCAGATTACTCAGGATATTTTCAGTAAACCAATCAATTTAGAGGAAGATGAAACACTTACTTTAGAGCCTAAATTGAAAAAGGTTCCAGCTAACAAGCAAGAACAGTATAACGAATGGAGAAAGTTTATTAAATATAATATCCTTCAGGAAATTGAGTCGATGAACAGTAAAGAACAGGCTCAAAAAGAGAAGAAAGATTCTGTTCAAAAGTACAATCTTAAAGATACCATTAAGCTGAAGATTCTTAGTCCAGACGAGAAAAGACTAAAAGCAACAGATGAAGTTAAAGATCTTGTGAAGGAAACTTTTACAAGATTTAAAAAGAGAAAAAAAATGGATTGGTTCACAGTATATATGAATGCATATACTGAGGTTTTCGATCCTCACACAAATTATTATTCTCCAAAAGATAAAGAAGACTTTGATACTCAATTTGCAGGAAAGGTAATTGGTATTGGAGCGATTATCCAGGAGAAAAAAGGATATCTCTACTTAGGGGCTCTAACGATTGGTGCTCCGGCCTGGAAATCAAAACAATTGTCCGAAGGGGATAAGATTTTGAAAGTGAAGTCTAAACCGAAAGAAGATGCTGTAAATGTTGTAGGGATGCTTTCAGATGAAGCGGTAAGATTAATCAGAGGTGAAAAAGGAACTCCTGTGACGCTGACCGTTCAGAAAAAAGATGGAACCATAAAAGAAGTTACCATGCTTCGTGAAGAGGTAGCTATTGAAGATACATTTGCAAAAAGTATTGTTGTGAATTCTCCGAATGGAAAGAAATATGGGTTCATTAATTTACCTAGTTTTAACGCTGATTTTGAAGATTCTAAAGGTAGAAATGCCTCAGACGATATTAAGAATGAGATCATTAAATTGAAAGCTCAGAATATCGAAGGGATTATTTTAGATTTAAGAAATAATGGCGGAGGATCATTAACTGAGGTTGGTGATATTATGGGATTATTCATGAATGCAGGTCCTTATGTTCAGGTAAAAGATGGAAATGGAAAAATCCAGACCCTAAAAAATAAAAATGAAACTCCGATCTGGACGGGACCATTGGTAATCATGCAAAATGAACTTTCAGCATCAGCTTCCGAAATTTTAGCGGGAGTAATGCAGGATTATGGAAGAGCTGTTATTATTGGTTCTCCTCAATCTTTTGGAAAAGGAACAGTACAGACTTTTGTTGATCTGAACAGGTTCTTGAATACAGAAGATGATTTCGGATCTTTAAAACTAACAATTCAAAAGTTCTATAGAATTACAGGAGAATCAAATCAAAGAAAAGGAATTGTTTCTGATATTCAAATGAAGGACTTTTTCACCTATGCTGAGATCGGAGAACGTTATGATGATTTTGCATTAGCTTGGGATAAAATTCCAGGAACACAGTTCCAGAAATTAAATTATTTCAATATTCAGGCACTGGAAAAGGCAAGCGCTGAAAGGATGGCTAAAAATGCAAATTATCAGCTCTTATTGGAATCTGCGCAATGGAGAGAGAAATTGGATAAAGAAGAGACCATTACGCTGAACATTAATAAATTCAATGAGGTCATGAAGCAAAGAAAAGCTCAGATTGAAAAATTCAAGGCGTTGACTAAATTTGTGAATGGACTTCAGTTTACAATGTTTCCAAGTGAGATTGAAAGGGAGAAAAAGGATGAAGCATTCAAGAAGAAGTCTGAAATGTGGATCAAGAACCTTAAGAAAGATACTTATCTTCAGGAAGCAATGAATATTGTTGCCGATATGAATGTAAAATCATAA
- a CDS encoding GyrI-like domain-containing protein: MEAYKKRIVKIIQYIEDHLDTELSLEKVAEIGAYSPFHFHRVFKLITGETLQNYVTRKKIEKSALYLSLRKGIHIKEIYLELGFANHSVFNKTFKKYYGKSPSEFRRSAPDSFHKILQIESKNGQVDTVFHQYLCKVENLLKWRTMNLKIEVKQLEEMHLASVMSLGLKNVEPSYGKLISWATEKRPFPADHVKMISVYHDSFKITPPDKVRIHASMLLETQLKGQEGEIFPETIEAGKFIVGSGEVTLNDFEQCWASLFLWMNENHYTIRKAFPFEIYHSNFKEHPEGKMIVDFCIPIH, translated from the coding sequence TTGGAAGCGTACAAAAAAAGAATTGTAAAAATTATTCAGTATATAGAGGATCACCTTGATACGGAGCTCAGCCTTGAAAAAGTTGCAGAGATCGGGGCTTATTCACCGTTCCATTTTCACAGGGTTTTTAAACTTATTACGGGAGAGACACTCCAAAACTATGTGACCAGAAAAAAAATAGAAAAAAGCGCTTTATATCTTTCTTTACGAAAGGGAATACACATAAAAGAGATCTATTTGGAGCTTGGATTTGCCAACCATTCGGTTTTTAATAAAACATTTAAAAAATATTACGGAAAGTCTCCTTCAGAATTTCGAAGATCTGCACCGGATAGTTTTCACAAGATTTTACAAATCGAAAGCAAGAACGGACAAGTTGATACGGTTTTTCACCAATACCTTTGCAAGGTAGAAAACCTATTAAAATGGCGAACCATGAATTTAAAAATTGAAGTAAAGCAACTTGAAGAAATGCATCTTGCATCCGTAATGAGCCTGGGCCTTAAAAACGTAGAGCCTTCTTACGGTAAACTAATTAGCTGGGCCACAGAAAAGCGTCCTTTTCCCGCGGATCACGTAAAAATGATCTCTGTATATCATGATAGTTTTAAAATAACGCCGCCGGATAAAGTAAGAATCCATGCCAGCATGCTTCTGGAGACTCAACTGAAAGGGCAGGAAGGTGAAATTTTTCCCGAAACTATTGAGGCGGGGAAATTCATCGTAGGAAGTGGAGAAGTAACCTTAAATGACTTTGAACAATGCTGGGCATCCTTATTCCTGTGGATGAATGAAAATCATTATACTATTAGAAAGGCTTTTCCTTTTGAAATCTATCATTCTAACTTTAAAGAACATCCCGAGGGGAAAATGATCGTCGATTTTTGTATCCCGATACATTAA